The segment ggaaaaaatgctgatggTAAAAGATTTGGTCTCTCAAACCAACCATCAGATACTACCCTTTCCAGATACTAAAACACTTTACTCCCAAGGCCCCTACATTATGCggaggggagaggcagagcttGGTACGCGTTGCCTTTGACAGCCTTTATCTCCTGGCCCTGCAGGCCGTTTATCAACTCCAGGGCACAGCCTGTGCATGCTGCTGGGTTTGGGTTTATACACCCAAGTCTCGATGACCTGTGCCCTGTCCCCTTCCTCCAGGCCCCTCGCCCTGCTGAGGAGGGGGATGGGGAGGTGCAGAGGTCTCCCAAGGGAGGCAGCCTGATCATCCTGCGAGAGATGCCAACTGCCACAGGGCATCCCAAAAGCAACCCCTATCCAGGTGTGCTCTGCTAAGGACATTTTCTGTCAACCTCTTGCAGGCTCTGTACGATCACTTAATGGATTTCCTGGCTGATCGAGGAGTGGACAACACGTTTGCTGATGAGTTAATTGAGCTCAGCACTGCGCTGGAACACCAGGAGTACATTAAATTCCTGGAAGACCTTAAAAGCTTTGTCAAATGTCAGTAAGTTAGGCTAGGAAACTAATCTTCAGCTGTGGGCATTACACTGCAGTGCTCCAGCCAGCAATACCCAAATGTATCTTCTCAACAGCTATGGAGAGTAAGTACCTTTGAGTTTGGAAGTGCGCATCATGGGAGAGGGAGGAATCTCACTTGTATTTTGGGTTTTGTATTTATGTTGCTGCCCAGATCAAGTTCTCAAACATTACTGTGTAGAATTGCCTCACCCTGCCTGGTGGTTTTCATACAATTAAGAACGAATGTGAAGAATAAAGGCTGTTCAACGAGTCACTGAAAACGGGTGGTCTCTCTTCTTCGTGCTGACAAGAGAGTTGCCATAACAATAATGTTTGGGTGTCCAGGAGGGTGACGGTGTTAGTaaagctttctgcagagctggtgctgcagagctggtgtgTGCTGTCCCAGTTTTCTCCAGGGAGAGCTATTCCAGCACCTTCAAACACACAGCATGCCTTTCTGTCAGCATAGTTGTGGCTGTAGGAGGAATTTTGCTGGCCAGGCTGTGTTAATTATGTTTGTGAATCTCATTTGTGGCAGGTTGTGGTAGTAGGGTATGACTGAAGTCTTGGCTGCCTGCGCTGCAGAGTAGTATTCAGTCTCTCAGACACTCACTTTGAGTTGTTTCAAATAGGAAAGTGCTGCGCTAACCTATTGTATTAGTATTAATACatctgcttcagaaaaatacCACAGGGAGTTTGGAACGCTTCAGTTCCAGCAGAATGATTCAAATTCTGTGGCTGCTAATGGCAAAAGCattgctgcagggcagcagctgtggccTTCTGCTCAAACTGGTGTCTCCAGTTGTTGCCTCGAGGTCACGGTAAGTcttgctggcagagcagaagaaCTGCAGAAGGTGCTCTGCCACGTTTGGGAACTGCACGCCAGCTGGCAGTGCATTAAAGAGCTGCTTCTAATTAAGCTTGAGCACATCCATGAACAGAATAAGAAGAGACTGTCAGAACACCTACTGTCACCTGACTTGTACCTCTCCATGGGTTGTTTCTTGTTAATTTTATCCAGGATTACCTTTTAGGCTGGAATTGTGTAACTCGGCTGGTAAGGCTCAGCAGAGTTGTGCAGGAGGCGcaggaagaaggagggggagggtTAGGCTGCCTTACTGCTGCTTCAGCTTAAGGTAACTGTGGCTGAATGAGAGACAAGTTTTTGGTAACTGTTTATAAAGGCCTGGGCAGTACCTGACTGAGCACCTTGGATGTAGGAGCAGGGTTCTGTCCGGGTTGTGGTACTGGGAGGTGATTCtgccccctgctctgctcctgtgagACCCCCCCCAGCAGAAGCACTGCATTCCACTCCCCcacaaggagctgctggagcaaggCCAGGGGAGGGTCAAGGCTGGTCAGCAGTCTCCTatggagaggggctgggagctggggttggtcagcctggagaagagagggcttCATGACCTTAGAGCAGCCTCCCAGGAtctaaagggggctacaggagAGATGGGGGAGGCTCTTTATCAGGAAGCCTTTAAACTGGAAGAGGGGAGACttaaggaagaagttctttcctATGAGGGTGGTGGGGCTGTGAGCAACTTGGTCTAggggaaggtgtccctgcctgtggcagaggGCTGGAACTAAACATccctttaaggtcccttccaagtgCTGTCATTGACTAAAAACCAAAGTTAAAGTTCAGTGCAAGCTGTGagatcactgataaaaacaccattgttaaaaacaacaagaagcCTGAAAATAAGTTAagtatatttattataaaaccTGTGCTGTGCCATCAAAAGTGCAGGTTAAGGCAGTACTACTGCCACGTTAAGTTTTGACACAGCACATACAAGTGTATACATTAAGGGAGAGTAGCAGCTGTGAGTGGGTTTTTAATCTTGAAGTCCTTCcagtgaaaaagcagcagctgaaacagcCTACAGGAGAACCGTCCAGGAGTCACAGACCTTTACAAAAGGTAAGGTTAAGTTGAACAGACAAGCTATGGTAGTGTACAAAGCCAGTTATTGATGTTCAAAACTGTTTGAAATGCTCTGCTCCTAACCTGTACCCCCCATGCAGGTACACAGTGTGCACAAGTAGACTCGCACAGGGATTCAACTtaagcagcagagctgtaagAACTTGTGAGCTTGAGCTAGAGGGAGCCTTGAAAGATCCCCTAATTCAGCAGGGAAGGTAAGCTGGGACAGTCAGCTCTTTCTTTTACAGTTACTGGTGGTCACAAGTAAAACCACTTCCAGAAAGTTTAAGCTGGGGGGGAAACAGCAACACAACCCCTGGGATCCGTGGACTTGCGGCTGCCCACGTGATCAAGAAATGGATCCAGGCAGAAAGACTTGGTGTCAGACAGGATCCCGATACTCGACTCACCGGACAGGTCATGAGGAGACTTGtttcctcctccatcccacccGTAACTGTGAACTCTGGGTTGTGAAAGCACCTGTAGCTGTGTTCTGTTAAAGTGTTTTCTAGAAGTGCCCGAAGCTTCTGTTCTGTCATACCCTGAGAAAAATTGGGTTAAGAAGAAATTTTACACGTAAGTTCTTGTCTGTAGCTTACTTATAGCTGCCTCTTCACAGCAGACTTAAGACATCACTCACAGCACAGCTTACCTGTGTAAGGATGTACAAGCCACACTGGCAGAAAACTGAGTGACAACTCACAGTCAGGGTGTTCCTAGAAAGAGCGTACAATGAGCACCTGAACAGCCAGAACATTGCtcgtttttctgttttgttgaaaTTCACACCAACAGCAGCCTGTTTGCCTACTGCTTTTGCCTGTTTCTGAGCACGAACTGCTGTAAGAGAGCGGAGAATTTTGTTCCAGTGCTGAGGGCTTTCTTACTTTCTGCACACCGGGCAGATGATCTTGTTGCTGGCATCCAAGCCATCAAGCATTGCATTGAGACATTCTTCGTCAAACTGCAGGCTTTGCTCGTATTCTTCTATAACCAGTTGTTCTGAAagatatatgtgcatatatatccTCAGGTATCTGTTACAAGCTCAATACAGCATTGAGGCATACACGTAGCTGCTGGCTGGATGCAGGCACTAGtttctaacttttctttctttgaagcaGATTTTATGTTTGAGGAAGCTGTtgctgttagttttttttttccatatggtTCATCCTTTATCTGATCTCAACTGGGTGACTTTAACACTTTCCAGCCACCACTTTAGAAATATTCTGAGTTTATTTATACAGATGCCTACAGTTCCCAACCACCACAGTGCTGTCTCTGCTAGCCTCTTGATGGTTTCTCACAGACACCTTAAAATGCCGCGTAACTCTTAGAACTCTCCAACAGGGTTTCAGTGCATTAGAGAGGCTACAGAGACTTCTAAGGAGGCTCTTCCCCTCTGTCACGTGGTCTATGAGAACTGAGAAGTGCAGTCACAGGAGCTACTAGAAAGGAGTAATGCAATTCAAACAGGAGCTAGAAGACGTGCTGAGAAGTTACCTTGCAAGATCAACTCCTGTTGGATTTCATCCAGCACAGCTAGCTCATGGGGGTCCTCTAGCATCTGAAAGGCACAGCAGTCAGCAGTTGTCCCATAGCAGCTACATTCTCCCATGACTTCCACCTGTTACGGTAGCGCAAATCCATTCTGCTCAGTTTCCCGGCTGGTAAGCCTCTTTATTTGCACGGACGTGCACTGGAGAAAGCCAGACACACCGCAATCCTCCCCCAGCGGGCCTggagcagcccccccagctcagCGCCCTGCGGGAGGCGGCTCCGGCCCCGCTGGGGCAAGGTCGGGAGAAGCCAGAGGAGGCCGGGAGGGGGGGTCCCGAGAGGGGCCCCGAGCACTGACCTGCGCCGCGTCGCCTCGCCGCgctgcctgcaggctgtgcCACTCCAGCTCCATCACCTCCGGCACCAGCAGCGCTCCCGGCCCCGTGCCGCCCccgtgcccggccccggccccggcccgccggTACCGCTCCAGCAGCTTGGCGCGGCCGCTCCTCAGCCTCTCGGCGCAGCGCTGcggggggagcggagcggagcgcaGGGGGCGCGTCAGGCAGCGCCCGAGGGACCCGGGAGCGCGGGGAGGGGTCGCGGGGTGCCCGTGGCGCTCACCCACCCGGCGGTACGTCTCCTTCCACGGCGGCGCCGCCAGGCCCGGCGCCTTGTACAGCGCGCGGTGCCCGCGCAGCGGCTCCTCCATCGCCGCCCGCCTCGCTCTGCCCGCCGCCGCGCGGCACGCCGGGACTTGTAGTCCGGAGCGGCGGTGCGCGATGACGTCGCgaggcgcggcggcggcgccgatTGGCCgcgggggaaggggagggaggctgcGTGCGCGCGGCGCGGGGCGATGGCGGCCGAGTGGGGCCCGGCGGAGCAGTGGCGCGCGGCCCTGCCGCAGCACGCCGTGCTCGGACGCCTCCGCGAGcgcgcggccgccgccgccggcccctcGCGGCCCGGGGCCGGTCCGAGGGCGGCGCTGAGCCGCAACCTGCTGCTGGGCCTGGACGGGGAcctgctgctgtgggatggCGAGAGCGGCGCCCTGCACGCCATCAGCCTCCGCCGCCTCGGCGGCCCCGAGCCGGGGCTGGGCCATTACcaggtggggatggggtggggggggcttGGGGTGCGTGGGGGGGGGTCCGTGAGGTGCCTGTGGGGGTCCCTGAGGTGGGGGGGGAGTCGCTGAGGCGTGGGGGGGTCGTTGGGCGGGGGTCCGCGAGGTGGGGGGGGTGGCTtggggcgggggagggggctCGAGGGGTCCGTgaggccggggagggggggtccGTAAGGTGTGGGGGGGATTTTGAGGCGGGGAGGGGGTTTGAGGGGtctgtggggcagggggtggcttgaagtgtgtgtggggaggggtCTGTGAGGCACAGAGGGGGTCCttgaggcgggggggggggggtgtccgtggggctgggaggggtaCTTGGGGTTGCCAGGGGAGAGGGGTTctggggggagggggttggggggggggggggggagcttgCGGCAGGGAGGGGGCTTGAGGGGTCCATGAGGTGGGAAGAGGGGCCGTGAGGCTGAAGGGGTGGGTTTATGAGGCGGGGAGCAGGTCCATGAGTTGGGGGGGACTTGAGGCAGGGTGAGGGGGGGCTTTGAGTTGAGTGTGGGGGCAGCTCCGTGGGGCAGGGGTGGTCGGTGAGATGAGGAGGTTGTCCGTGAGGTGGGCAACCCCCAGCACTGGCAGATTCCCCAGCCCTGACTGAGTGACTGACCCTCCCAGCCCTGACTGACAGACAACCCCACCTAGCACAGACCACCTCTCGTGGCACTGACAGTCCTCCCCACAGCACTAACAGACCCCCCAGCACTGACCACCCACCCCCCCGGCACTAACTGACCCCCCCTTCTCTTGTCAGACGCTG is part of the Cygnus atratus isolate AKBS03 ecotype Queensland, Australia chromosome 20, CAtr_DNAZoo_HiC_assembly, whole genome shotgun sequence genome and harbors:
- the RPAIN gene encoding RPA-interacting protein isoform X1; this translates as MEEPLRGHRALYKAPGLAAPPWKETYRRRCAERLRSGRAKLLERYRRAGAGAGHGGGTGPGALLVPEVMELEWHSLQAARRGDAAQVEVMGECSCYGTTADCCAFQMLEDPHELAVLDEIQQELILQEQLVIEEYEQSLQFDEECLNAMLDGLDASNKIICPVCRKNTLTVSCHSVFCQCGLYILTQGMTEQKLRALLENTLTEHSYRCFHNPEFTVTGGMEEETSLLMTCPVCDSWTVLL
- the RPAIN gene encoding RPA-interacting protein isoform X2, yielding MEEPLRGHRALYKAPGLAAPPWKETYRRRCAERLRSGRAKLLERYRRAGAGAGHGGGTGPGALLVPEVMELEWHSLQAARRGDAAQMLEDPHELAVLDEIQQELILQEQLVIEEYEQSLQFDEECLNAMLDGLDASNKIICPVCRKNTLTVSCHSVFCQCGLYILTQGMTEQKLRALLENTLTEHSYRCFHNPEFTVTGGMEEETSLLMTCPVCDSWTVLL